A single region of the Idiomarinaceae bacterium HL-53 genome encodes:
- a CDS encoding topoisomerase-4 subunit A: protein MSSMLEATEQLPLHKFTEDAYLNYSMYVIMDRALPHIGDGLKPVQRRIVYAMSELGLSAISKHKKSARTVGDVLGKFHPHGDSACYEAMVLMAQPFSYRYPLVDGQGNWGSPDDPKSFAAMRYTEARLSKFAEVLLSELGQGTVDWTPNFDGTLDEPRILPARLPHILLNGVTGIAVGMATDIPPHNVREVANACAMLLDSPKASLEEVLAHVKGPDYPTDAEIISSPDDIQKIYESGRGSIKMRARYRIEDGEVVIDALPHQASGARILEQIAAQMQAKKLPMVSDLRDESDHENPTRLVVVPRSNRIDTEQLMAHLFATTDLEKSYRVNLNMLGLDGRPQVKPLLTILNEWNTFRIQTVTRRLQYRLDKVEKRLHILEGLLVAFLNIDEVIEIIRYEDEPKKELMKRFGLSDTQAEAILELKLRHLAKLEEQKLRAEQDALSEERDSLQQLLGSERRLKTLVKKELLADAEKYGDDRRSPLVERVEAKALSERELTPSEPVTVVLSKKGWVRCAKGHDVEGANLSYKSGDTFHSQAIGRSNNLAVFLDSSGRSYSCEAHTLPSARSQGEPLTGRFSLVAGETIDHVLMGKEKSLWLIASDAGYGFVTEFNDMVSRVKNGKALLSLPPSAKVLTPKSVHNSENDSVVVVSNEGRMLVFPLKDLPKLAKGKGNKLMSIPSSRAKLREEFVTALAVLPEGATLVVVAGKRKLSLRASDLEHYRGERGRRGSKLPRGLQRVDALEIEQTSTPEAEVQDGEMPSDD, encoded by the coding sequence ATGAGTTCAATGTTAGAAGCAACAGAACAGTTACCGCTACATAAGTTTACCGAAGACGCGTATCTGAACTACTCCATGTATGTGATCATGGATCGCGCGCTGCCGCATATTGGTGACGGCTTAAAGCCAGTGCAACGCCGCATTGTTTACGCCATGTCGGAGCTCGGCTTATCGGCGATTTCTAAGCATAAAAAGTCGGCGCGTACCGTAGGTGACGTGCTCGGTAAGTTTCACCCGCATGGCGATTCGGCCTGTTATGAAGCGATGGTGCTTATGGCGCAGCCGTTTTCTTATCGCTATCCATTGGTGGATGGACAAGGAAATTGGGGCTCACCGGACGATCCGAAATCATTTGCTGCTATGCGTTACACCGAAGCGCGGCTCTCGAAATTTGCCGAGGTGCTGCTCAGTGAGCTCGGCCAAGGCACTGTGGATTGGACGCCAAACTTCGACGGTACTCTTGATGAACCGCGTATTCTCCCTGCGCGCCTACCTCATATTCTATTAAATGGTGTGACTGGGATCGCAGTAGGGATGGCCACGGATATCCCGCCCCACAACGTGCGCGAAGTCGCCAATGCCTGTGCCATGCTACTCGATTCGCCAAAAGCTTCTCTCGAGGAGGTGTTGGCGCATGTGAAGGGGCCAGACTATCCCACAGATGCCGAGATTATTTCGTCGCCTGACGATATTCAGAAAATCTATGAGAGTGGTCGTGGCAGTATTAAAATGCGGGCGCGATATCGTATAGAAGACGGTGAAGTGGTGATTGATGCACTGCCGCACCAAGCTTCAGGCGCTCGTATTTTAGAGCAAATAGCCGCACAAATGCAGGCGAAGAAGCTTCCCATGGTGTCTGATTTACGGGACGAATCAGATCATGAAAACCCAACACGTTTAGTTGTTGTTCCGCGCTCGAATCGTATTGATACCGAGCAGTTGATGGCACACTTGTTTGCTACGACCGATTTAGAGAAAAGCTATCGAGTGAACCTTAATATGTTAGGCCTCGATGGTCGCCCGCAAGTAAAACCTTTGCTTACCATATTGAATGAATGGAATACCTTCCGCATTCAAACGGTAACGCGTCGCTTGCAATACCGTTTGGACAAGGTTGAGAAGCGCCTGCACATTCTTGAAGGTTTGCTCGTAGCTTTCTTGAATATCGATGAAGTGATCGAAATCATCCGCTACGAAGATGAGCCCAAGAAAGAGCTGATGAAACGTTTTGGCTTGTCTGATACGCAAGCCGAAGCCATTCTGGAATTGAAATTACGGCATTTGGCTAAACTGGAAGAGCAGAAACTGCGCGCTGAGCAAGACGCGTTAAGTGAAGAGCGCGATAGCCTACAGCAACTGCTTGGTTCAGAGCGTCGCTTAAAAACCTTGGTGAAAAAGGAACTGCTCGCCGATGCTGAGAAATATGGCGACGATCGCCGCTCGCCTTTAGTAGAGCGTGTTGAAGCGAAAGCACTCTCTGAGCGCGAGTTAACGCCGTCAGAACCCGTAACGGTTGTATTGTCGAAGAAGGGCTGGGTACGTTGTGCAAAAGGGCACGATGTAGAAGGTGCGAACTTGTCCTACAAATCGGGGGATACCTTCCACTCACAAGCGATTGGTCGCAGCAATAACCTTGCTGTCTTCCTCGACAGTTCAGGTCGCAGTTACAGTTGTGAGGCGCATACCTTGCCGTCGGCGCGCTCTCAAGGTGAGCCTCTTACCGGGCGATTCTCCTTGGTTGCAGGTGAAACCATCGATCACGTGCTCATGGGTAAAGAAAAGAGTTTGTGGCTCATTGCCTCAGATGCCGGGTATGGTTTTGTCACTGAATTTAATGACATGGTAAGCCGCGTGAAAAATGGGAAGGCGCTCTTGTCGTTACCCCCGAGTGCAAAGGTGTTAACACCCAAATCGGTGCACAATAGTGAGAACGATTCAGTGGTCGTTGTATCCAATGAAGGCCGTATGTTGGTATTCCCGCTTAAAGATTTGCCGAAGCTTGCAAAAGGGAAAGGGAATAAATTGATGAGTATTCCATCGTCTCGAGCCAAACTTCGTGAGGAGTTCGTCACTGCGTTGGCTGTGTTGCCCGAAGGCGCCACGTTGGTGGTTGTGGCTGGAAAGCGTAAATTATCGTTACGTGCGTCCGATCTCGAGCATTATCGTGGTGAGCGTGGGCGCAGAGGAAGCAAGCTACCCCGTGGTTTACAGCGTGTTGATGCGTTGGAAATTGAGCAAACTAGCACCCCGGAAGCCGAGGTGCAAGATGGTGAAATGCCGAGCGACGATTAA
- a CDS encoding topoisomerase-4 subunit B — translation MADYKADSIEVLSGLEPVQRRPGMYTDTTRPNHLGQEVIDNSVDEALAGHARSIEVTLHPDQSLEVTDDGRGMPVDIHPEEGIPGVELIMTKLHAGGKFSNKNYQFSGGLHGVGISVVNALSKRVEVSVRRDGEVYEMAFEHGEKVSELQVTGTVGKRNTGTRVQFWPDPKYFDSPKFSVSRLRYQLRAKAVLCPGLSIKFKDKVNGTEDSWCYDGGLRDYLKEALQGWDQLPEEPFIGQFASTGEAADWAVTWLPEGGESVAESYVNLIPTAQGGTHVNGLRQGLLEALRDFCEFRNLMPRGVKLTPEDVWERCSFILSVKMEDPQFSGQTKERLSSRQTSAFVSGVVKDAFSLWLNEHTDLAEQIAELCISNAQRRMRAAKKVIRKRVTQGPALPGKLADCASQDTERSELFLVEGDSAGGSTKQARDREFQAVMPLRGKILNTWEVESDQILGSQEIHDISVALGVDPGAADLTKLRYGKVCILADADSDGLHIATLLCALFVRHFRPLVEAGHVFVAMPPLYRIDVGKEVFYALDESEKQGILDRIEAEKRKGKVSVQRFKGLGEMNPLQLRETTMDPNTRRLVQLTVDDTQDTELLLDMLLAKKRSSDRKEWLERKGNLVEII, via the coding sequence ATGGCAGATTATAAAGCGGATTCGATTGAGGTTCTCAGTGGTTTAGAGCCTGTTCAGCGCCGTCCAGGCATGTACACAGATACGACTCGCCCGAATCATTTGGGGCAGGAAGTGATTGATAATAGTGTAGATGAAGCACTTGCAGGGCACGCGCGTAGCATTGAAGTGACGCTTCATCCAGATCAATCACTTGAAGTCACCGATGACGGTCGCGGTATGCCGGTAGATATTCACCCGGAAGAGGGGATTCCCGGTGTTGAGCTCATTATGACGAAGCTCCATGCTGGCGGCAAATTCTCCAATAAAAACTATCAATTCTCGGGTGGTTTGCACGGGGTAGGTATTTCTGTGGTAAATGCGCTTTCTAAGCGCGTTGAAGTGTCGGTTAGGCGCGACGGCGAAGTGTATGAAATGGCTTTTGAGCACGGTGAGAAGGTGAGTGAATTGCAAGTCACTGGAACCGTTGGTAAGCGCAACACCGGAACTCGAGTTCAGTTTTGGCCTGATCCCAAGTATTTTGACTCCCCCAAGTTTTCTGTATCGCGTTTACGCTATCAATTGCGTGCGAAAGCGGTACTCTGCCCTGGGCTGTCTATTAAGTTCAAAGACAAAGTCAATGGCACTGAAGATAGCTGGTGTTATGACGGCGGATTACGTGATTATCTGAAGGAAGCGCTACAAGGTTGGGATCAACTGCCAGAAGAGCCTTTTATAGGTCAATTCGCCTCGACCGGTGAAGCGGCCGATTGGGCAGTAACGTGGTTACCCGAGGGTGGAGAAAGTGTTGCCGAAAGTTATGTAAATTTGATTCCTACTGCGCAAGGCGGTACCCATGTAAACGGGCTTCGTCAGGGGTTATTAGAAGCATTGCGCGACTTTTGTGAGTTTAGAAACCTTATGCCACGCGGTGTAAAGCTTACGCCGGAAGATGTATGGGAGCGTTGTAGCTTCATACTTTCGGTAAAAATGGAAGATCCTCAGTTCTCAGGGCAAACCAAAGAGCGCTTGTCGTCACGACAAACCTCTGCATTTGTATCGGGTGTAGTGAAAGACGCCTTTAGTTTATGGCTCAACGAGCATACCGATTTAGCAGAGCAAATCGCTGAGCTCTGTATTTCGAATGCGCAGCGCCGCATGCGAGCCGCGAAAAAGGTGATTCGTAAACGAGTTACCCAAGGGCCCGCGTTGCCGGGGAAACTCGCCGATTGCGCCAGCCAAGACACCGAACGCAGCGAATTATTCTTGGTGGAAGGGGACTCTGCAGGAGGCTCTACGAAACAAGCCCGTGATCGAGAGTTCCAAGCCGTGATGCCATTGCGCGGGAAAATTTTAAATACGTGGGAAGTGGAATCGGATCAAATCCTCGGCTCGCAAGAAATACATGACATTTCAGTGGCGTTGGGCGTTGATCCCGGGGCGGCTGATTTAACCAAGCTGCGATATGGTAAAGTTTGTATTCTTGCCGATGCAGACTCGGACGGTTTGCATATTGCTACTTTATTGTGCGCGCTGTTTGTAAGACATTTCAGACCTTTGGTAGAGGCCGGGCATGTGTTTGTGGCAATGCCGCCGCTGTACCGTATCGATGTGGGCAAAGAAGTCTTTTACGCGCTCGATGAGAGTGAGAAGCAGGGCATACTTGATCGGATAGAGGCAGAGAAGCGCAAAGGCAAAGTGAGTGTACAGCGCTTCAAAGGGCTCGGTGAAATGAACCCACTTCAGTTACGAGAAACAACCATGGATCCGAATACACGGCGATTGGTGCAGTTAACGGTAGACGATACTCAAGACACCGAATTACTCTTGGATATGTTGCTTGCGAAAAAGCGTTCTTCAGACCGCAAAGAGTGGTTAGAGCGCAAAGGCAACCTCGTTGAAATCATTTAA